From the Streptomonospora nanhaiensis genome, the window CGGGCGCGCGCCGGCTATCGCCACGGGCCTGGCGGCCAGCCGCCCGGACCTGTCGGTGTGGGTGATCACGGGTGACGGCGACGGCCTGTCCATCGGCGGCAACCACCTCATCCACGCGCTGCGCCGCAACGTCAACATCAACGTGCTGCTGTTCAACAACCGCATCTACGGGCTCACCAAGGGCCAGTACTCGCCGACCTCCGAGGCCGGCAAGATCACCAAGTCCTCGCCGATGGGCTCGCTGGACACCCCGTTCAACCCGGTGTCGCTGGCGCTGGGCGCCGAGGCGGGGTTCGTGGCGCGCACGATCGACTCCGACCGCCAGCACCTGACCGGCGTGCTGCGGGCGGCGGCCGACCACGAGGGCGCCTCGTTCGTGGAGATCTACCAGAACTGCCCGATCTTCAACGACGACGCGTTCGAGCCGCTGAAGGACCCCGCCGAGCGCGACATGCGGCTGCTGCGCATGGAGCACGGCGAGCCGCTGCGCATCGGCGCCGACCGGGGCGTGGTCATGGGCGACTACGGCGAGCTGAAGGTGGCCGACATCGCCGAGGTGGGCGAGGACGCGCTGGTGCGCCACGACGCCCACCGGGCCGACCCCGGGTACGCGTTCGCCCTGTCCCGCATGGACTACCCGGCGTTCGAGCACGTGCCGGTCGGCGTGTTCCGCGACATCTCCCGGCCCACCTACGACGAGCTGATGGCGGAGCAGCTCGGCGGGGCCGAGGCGCGGAGCGGCCAGGAGGAGCTGGCGTCGCTGCTGGCCGGCGGCGACACCTGGACGGTGCGCTGAGGGCGGTCGGGACCCCGCCGGCGGGCGGTCCGCACGAGCGGGCCGCCCGCCGGCGTGCCGGCGCGGGCGCCGGCGGCCACCGCGGTGCGAATGTTTTTCATGTTTCCGCTGAGGCGCGACCAGCGATTCCGCGGGTGTGCGCGGATTGCGTCTGGCCTCCCGGCGCCTTCGCACCCTAGGTTTGGTGGTGCGCCACGTCACAGCGGCGGGGCGGGCAGCCAACGACGGCGGCGGGAGGCGGCATGGGAGCGGTCGGCGACTCGGCACTGACCACGGCGAGCACGGTCGACGGCGTGCTGCGCCGCACGGCGGCGCGCGCACCGGGCAAACACGCGCTGCGCTTCGGCGACCGGGACTGGACCTTCGCCGAACTGGACCGCGGCGCCACGCGGGTGGCCGCCTGGCTGCTGGGCCTGGGCCTGACCCGCGGCGACCGGGTGGCGTGCTTCGGGCACAACTCCGACGCCTACCTGCTGGCGTTCCTGGGCTGCGCCCGCGCCGGGCTGGTGCACGTGCCCGTCAACCAGAGCCTGCGCGGCGCGGAGCTGAGCTACCTGCTGGCGCAGTCGGGCAGCATCGTGGTGCTGACCGACCCCAAGCTGGCCGGGCGTGTCGAGGAGATCCGCTCGGAGATCCCCGCGCGCGACGTGCTGGCGCTGCGCGGCGCCGAGGAGTCGGTCCTGGAGGTCGCGCGCGACCCCGACGCCCCCGAGGAGCTGATCACCGACGTCGCCGACACCGACCTGGTGCAACTCCTCTACACCTCGGGCACCACGTCCAAGCCCAAGGGCGCGATGATGACCCACCGCGCGCTGGTGCACGAGTACGCCAGCTGCCTGCACGCGCTCGACATCGGTCCGGGCGACCGCATGCTGCACGCGCTGCCGCTGTACCACTCGGCGCAGATGCACGTGTTCCTCATGCCGGCGCTGGCGGCGGGCGCCTACAGCGAGATCGTGGAGGCGCCGGAGCCCGGCGACATGCTGCGGCGGATCGAGGCCGACGGCATCACGTCGTTCTTCGCGGCCCCCACGGTGTGGGCGGCCATGGCCAACCACGCCGACTTCGCCACGCGCGACCTGTCGGGGCTGCGCCGGGCCTACTACGGGGCCGCCATCATGCCGGTGCCCGTGCTGGAGCGGATACGGGCGCGGCACCCGGGGATCGGCTTCTACAACTGCTTCGGGCAGAGCGAGATCGGCCCGCTGGCCACGGTGCTGCGGCCCGAGGAGCACGTCGAGGGGCGCATGGAGTCCTGCGGGCGGCCGGTGCTGTTCGTGGAGGCGCGGGTGGTCGACGACCAGGGCGCCGAGGTCGGGCCGGGCGAGCGCGGCGAGGTGGTCTACCGGTCGCCGCAGCTGTGCGAGGGGTACTGGGACAAGCCCGAGGAGACCAAGGAGGCGTTCCGCGACGGCTGGTTCCGCTCGGGCGACATCGCGCGGCGCGACGCCGAGGGCTACTTCACGATCGTGGACCGGGTGAAGGACGTCATCAACACGGGCGGGGTGCTGGTGGCGCCCCGGGAGGTCGAGGACGTCGTCTACCAGCACCCGGCGGTGGCCGAGGCGGCGGTGATCGCCGTCCCCGACGAGCGGTGGGGCGAGGCGGTCACGGCCGTGGTGGTGCTCAAGGAGCCGGTGGCCGAGGAGGAGCTGATCGAGTTCGTCCGCGCCCGGCTGGCCGGTTTCAAGACCCCCAAGCGGGTGCACGTCGTCGACGACCTGCCGAAGAACGCGAGCGGCAAACTCCTCAAGCGCGTTCTCCGCGAGCGGTTCCGCTGAGCGCGCGGAGTGGGCGGTGCCGACGGCGCAGCCGACCCGCACCGCCCGCGCAGCAAGCGAGGCGGCACCGCGAGCCAGACGACACCGGCGGTTCCGCTGAGCGCGCGGAGTGGGCGGTGCCGACGGCGCAGCCGACCCGCACCGCCCGCGCAGCAAGCGAGGCGGCACCGCGAGCCAGACGACACCGGCGGTTCCGCTGAGCGCGCGGAGTGGGCGGTGCCGACGGCGCAGCCGACCCGCACCGCCCGCGCAGCAAGCGAGGCGGCACCGCGAGCCACACCACACCGGCGGTTCCGCTGAGCGCGCGGAGTGGGCGGTGCCGACAGCGCAGCCGACCCGCACACTCCAGGTTGTGAGCGACGCGAAACCGTCGCTTACCGGCAATTCCCGCCAACACCGCCACCACGACATAGCCTGCGGGTATGCGTATTGTCATCGCCGGAGGACACGGCAAGATCGCGCTGCGGCTCGAACGCCTGCTGGCCGCGCGCAACGACACACCCGTCGGGCTGATCCGCAACCCCGACCACGCGGCCGACGTCGAGGCGGCCGGGGCCGAGCCCGTGGTGATCGACCTGGAGAACACCACGGTCACCCAGCTCACCGAGAAGGTCATGGGCGCCGACGCCGTGGTGTTCGCCGCGGGCGCGGGCCCCGGCAGCGGGGCGGCCCGCAAGGCGACCGTCGACCGCGACGCCGCTCGCCTGCTGGCCGACGCCGCCTCCCTGGCGGGGGTGCGCCGCTACATCATGGTCTCGGCGATCGGCGTGGACGACGGCCCCGCGCCCGGCTCCGACCCGGTGTGGGCGGCCTACGTCGAGGCCAAGCGCGCCGCCGACGACGACCTCCGCCAGCGCAGCCTGGAGACCGACTGGACCATCCTGCGCCCCGGACGCCTGACCGATGACGCGGGAACCGGAAAGGTGTGGCTCGCGCCCAAGGTAGAGCGGGGCGAGGTCGCACGGGAGGACGTCGCCGCGGTCATCGTCGCGCTGCTCGACGAGCCTGCCACCATCGGCCAGGTTCTGGAGCTGGTCGGCGGGACCACCCCGATTGCCGAGGCGGTGCGGGCCGTCGGAGCGTAGTAGCCGTTCACGGGGTCTTCTGGCTTGAAGTCCCCATACAGGGCATCATGGGTGCGAACGGCCCGGCGGGCCAACTCCTCGACGGACGTGGATGGTGGGGCAACGCTCAACGGGCAGGCGAGCGCCGCAGAGAGCAGATAGGTACGGTTGACAAATGAGCGTCACGCAGGTCGTGAGGGACAGCACCGTCGTCGAGCACGCGAAGGTCGCCGCGCAGCAGAAGCGGAAGATGTTCATCGTGCAGTTGGACGTCAACGCCTATGACGAGGCGTCAAGCAAGGTCCGGCCCGGCCTGACCCGCATCCTGGAGGGCATCGAGGACGCCGGCTGGCGGCTGGACCAGACCGCGCCCAGCACCGGCGCCGAGGGCGAGGCCGCGCGGCTGTTCATCTTCCGCCCCGACCCCGAGGCGGCCGAGGGCTCCTCGTCCGGCTCGGGCCAGGAGAGCAAGGACCGGTCCGCGCAGCAGCAGGCGTCGGCGCAGCCGACCAACACCGGCGGCCAGCCCCAGCAGGACCCCTACGCCGGCTACCAGTACCAGACCGGCCAGCAGTACAGTCAGGGCTACCAGCAACAGCAGCAGTACCCGGGCTACGGCCAGCAGCAACAGCAGTACCCCGGTTACGGTCAACAGCAGCAGCCCGGTTACGGTCAGCAGCAGCCGGGCTATGGGCAGCAGTACCCCGGCTACGGCCAGCAGGGCTGGTAATCTGCCCCGTTTCCCCGCGCCCGGCTGAGGCCGCGCGGCGGGGACGCTGAGAGCCCGACCCGGCCCAACACGACACGGCAGCGGCCCGCGCGCATTCGCGCGCGGGCCGCTGCCGTGTGCGCGCTCCGTGACGGCCGCGCGGGGCGCCGGGGCCCGGCCGAGGGCTCCCCAGGGGGCGCACCCTCTGCCCCGATCTGCGTAGAAGCGCCGCATCTCCGCAGCTCAGCGCCAAAACAAACTCCCGCCTTTTGCCCGTAATAACGTGACGCGCTGTAGTGACTACGTTAGGTTACTTGGCGCGGGCGGTTTTCCGCCCCGGCCAAGCTTGCCGAGCTTTCTCCGAGAGGATCGACTATGAAGCGCATCGCCACGGTCTCCGGTCTCATCGCCGCCACCGCCCTCGCCCTGGGTGCCATGACCGGCACCGCCGCCGCCGACAACAACGCCGAGGTGCAGAACATCACCATTCCCGTCTGCCTCGACCTCGGCGCCCTGCAGGGCAGCGGCGTGTACGGCGGCGACGGCTGCAACGTCGTGGACGTCCACTCCGAGAAGGGCGTCGGCGTCTCCTGACCCGTCGCACCTCAGACAGGCCCGAGCGGGCGCCCGCTCGGGCCTGTCGCCGTACTTGGGGCGCCGCACCGCCCGGCCTCCGGCGCGCCGGGACCCGCGGCCGAGAGTGCGCCGGCTACTCGGGGAGGTGGCAGACGGCCTCGATGCTGACGCCGTCGGGGTCGCGGACGAAGGCGGCGTAGTAGGCCGGGTGGTACTCCGACCACACGCGCGGGGCGTGCAGGACCTCGGCGCCGGCCGCCGCGGCCGCCGCGTGGAAGGCGTCGACGGCCGCGCGGTCGGGGGCGCTGAACGCCAGGTGGACCTCCCGCACCTCACCGCCGCCGACGGCCGGGACCAGCCAGAGGACGGGCCGGTCGGCGCCGAAGGCCACCACCGCGCCGTCGCCGAGTTCCACCAGCCGGTGGCCGCCAAGCGGGCGCAGGACGGAGTCATAGAAGGCGGCGCTGACGGCCACGTCCGCGACCTGGAGGGACAGGTGGTCGATCATGGGAGCGAGTGTGGCACCCGCCACCGACAAACCCGGCGCCGCGCCGCACTGACTGACAGAGGGTGTCAGCCACCCGGGGAAGAATCGGCGCCATGTACGAATCACCCGCCGAACTCGCCGAACTCCAGGGGCTGCTGGACACATCGCTGCGCGGCTCGACCGCGCACCTGCGCTCCATCGTCGCCCCTGAGAACACCGCGCCCAACACGCTCAACGCCGAGCAGCTCGCCCGCGCCCTCACCGGCATGTGCACGCTGGCGATCTCCACGGTCACGGCCAAGGGCGAGCCGCGGATCAGCGGAGTCGACGGCCACTTCCTGCACGGCCGCTGGATCGTCGGCACCGACCGCGGCGCGGCCAAGGCCCGCCACCTGGCGGCCCGGCCCGCCGTCAGCGTGGCGCACCTGCGCGGCGAGGCCCTGGGCGTGTTCACCCACGGCCGCGCGGTGCCCATCGCGCCGCCGGACGCCGACGACCCGCAGTGGCCCGAGGTCCTGGACCACCTCACCCGCCACTACGGCAGCAACCCCGTGACCTGGGGAGACATCGTCTACTACCGCATCGAGCCGCACTGGATGGTGGCCTACTGCGCCGACCCCAAGCAGGTCCTGCCCGACACCTAGCCCTATCCGTCGGGGCCGCGGCCGCGGACCGGACCCGGGGGTGGAGCGGGCTACACCCCCGGGGTGGCGCCCGCCGGTGCGCGGAGACGGGTGGCGGCTCCGCTGATCTGCGGCTTTCGCGCAAATAGCGTCTTCTCTTGAACGGACCAACCCCCGGTCCCCCGGTTCAGAGGAGACGGCGCCGTGTCGCCACGCATCCGATCCGCATTCGCCTTCTGCACGGCGGCGGCCCTCGCCGCCGGGCTGGCCGTGCTTCCCGCCGGCGCGGCGGCGGCCGACGACTCCCCCGGCGCCGAGGCGCACGAGGCCGCCGCGCCCACGGCCGAGAACGTGCGCCGCTTCCTCGACGAACGGGTCCCCGAGCTCCTCCGGGAGCACCAGGTCCCCGGCGCGGCGGTCGCGGTGGTGGCCGACGGCGAGCAGGTGCACGCCGGCGGGTACGGCGAGGCCGACGTCGCCGAGGGCACGCCGGTCGACCCCGAGGCCACCTCGTTCCCCATGGCCTCGGTGAGCAAGTCCTTCACCGCGACCGCCGTGCTCCAGCTCGTGGACGAGGGCAGGCTCGACCTCGACGCCGACGTCAACACCTATCTGCCCGAGGACGCCCGGCTGCCCGACACCTACCCCGGGAAGCCCGTCACCCTGCACCACCTGCTCACCCACACGGCCGGGTTCGAGGACAGCGTGGAGGGCATGGCCGCGCCGTCGGCCGAGGGCCTGCTGCCGCTGGCCGAGTACGCCGCCCGGTACCAGCCCGCCCGGGTGTACCCGCCCGGCCGGTTCATCGCCTACTCCAACTACGGCACCACCCTCGCCGGCCTGGTCGTGCAGGAGGTGTCGGGCACGCCCTTCAACGACTACCTGGACCGGCACGTCTTCGGGCCGCTGGGCATGGCCCGCAGCGGGTTCGCCGACCCCGACGAGGCCGGGCGGCGGTTCACCCTGCCGACGCTCTACGCGGACTCTCCGGAGACCACCGCCGCCCCCATGTACGTCAACCAGGGGCCGGCGGGCGAGGGCTGGGCCACGGCGGCCGACATGTCGAGGTTCATGCTCGCCCTGCTCAACGGCGGTGAACTGGACGGCGAGCGGGTCCTCTCCCCGGAGTCCGCCGAGGCGATGCTGGCCCACCAGGCCGACCTGCACCCGGAGCTGACCGGCGCGGGCTACGGCACCTGGGACCGGTTCTGGAACGGTCCCCGCGTGGTGGGCCACAGCGGCGACCTCGACGGCGCCCACAGCGAGTACGCGCTGGTGCCCGAACTGGACCTGGGCGTCTACGTGGTCGTCAACGGCGACGGTGTGGCGGAGAACCCGCTGAAGGACGCCCGCGCCCGGATCGTCGACGCGGTCCTGACCGAGTTCGCGGGCACCACCGGCGCCCCGGTCGTGGAGCCCGCCGCCGACGTGGACCTGGACCGCTACGCGGGCACCTACACCACCACCCGCACCAGCCGGAGCGAGCCCAGCGCCGCCATGGTGGTCATGGACCAGATGTCGGTGGCGGTCACCGGCGACGGCCGCCTGCGCACCACCAACGCGATCTTCGGCGAGCAGTACTGGACGCCCGTCGGGGACGGCGTCTTCCGGTCGGAGCAGGGCGAGCGGCTGGCGTTCGCCGAGCACGGCGGCGAGGTCGCCGGTCTGGGCCTGGACTCCATCCCCTCACAGGACTACGAGCGCCGCGCCTGGTACGAGGCGCCCACGCCGCACTTCGCCGCCGCCGGGATCGCCCTGGTGGTCATGCTGACCGCCCTGGCCTGGCCCCTGACGGCCCTGGTCCGCCGGCTGCGCGGCCGCACCCGCCCCACCCCGGCCGCTGCCCGCGCGGCCACCCTCGCCGCCGGCCTCGCCGTCCTGGTGGTGT encodes:
- a CDS encoding 2-oxoacid:ferredoxin oxidoreductase subunit beta; this translates as MKDFKSDQEVRWCPGCGDYAILAAFQGFLPELGVPRENIVIVSGIGCSSRFPYYLSTYGMHSIHGRAPAIATGLAASRPDLSVWVITGDGDGLSIGGNHLIHALRRNVNINVLLFNNRIYGLTKGQYSPTSEAGKITKSSPMGSLDTPFNPVSLALGAEAGFVARTIDSDRQHLTGVLRAAADHEGASFVEIYQNCPIFNDDAFEPLKDPAERDMRLLRMEHGEPLRIGADRGVVMGDYGELKVADIAEVGEDALVRHDAHRADPGYAFALSRMDYPAFEHVPVGVFRDISRPTYDELMAEQLGGAEARSGQEELASLLAGGDTWTVR
- a CDS encoding fatty acyl-CoA synthetase gives rise to the protein MGAVGDSALTTASTVDGVLRRTAARAPGKHALRFGDRDWTFAELDRGATRVAAWLLGLGLTRGDRVACFGHNSDAYLLAFLGCARAGLVHVPVNQSLRGAELSYLLAQSGSIVVLTDPKLAGRVEEIRSEIPARDVLALRGAEESVLEVARDPDAPEELITDVADTDLVQLLYTSGTTSKPKGAMMTHRALVHEYASCLHALDIGPGDRMLHALPLYHSAQMHVFLMPALAAGAYSEIVEAPEPGDMLRRIEADGITSFFAAPTVWAAMANHADFATRDLSGLRRAYYGAAIMPVPVLERIRARHPGIGFYNCFGQSEIGPLATVLRPEEHVEGRMESCGRPVLFVEARVVDDQGAEVGPGERGEVVYRSPQLCEGYWDKPEETKEAFRDGWFRSGDIARRDAEGYFTIVDRVKDVINTGGVLVAPREVEDVVYQHPAVAEAAVIAVPDERWGEAVTAVVVLKEPVAEEELIEFVRARLAGFKTPKRVHVVDDLPKNASGKLLKRVLRERFR
- a CDS encoding SDR family oxidoreductase, with protein sequence MRIVIAGGHGKIALRLERLLAARNDTPVGLIRNPDHAADVEAAGAEPVVIDLENTTVTQLTEKVMGADAVVFAAGAGPGSGAARKATVDRDAARLLADAASLAGVRRYIMVSAIGVDDGPAPGSDPVWAAYVEAKRAADDDLRQRSLETDWTILRPGRLTDDAGTGKVWLAPKVERGEVAREDVAAVIVALLDEPATIGQVLELVGGTTPIAEAVRAVGA
- a CDS encoding VOC family protein, whose amino-acid sequence is MIDHLSLQVADVAVSAAFYDSVLRPLGGHRLVELGDGAVVAFGADRPVLWLVPAVGGGEVREVHLAFSAPDRAAVDAFHAAAAAAGAEVLHAPRVWSEYHPAYYAAFVRDPDGVSIEAVCHLPE
- a CDS encoding pyridoxamine 5'-phosphate oxidase family protein, which gives rise to MYESPAELAELQGLLDTSLRGSTAHLRSIVAPENTAPNTLNAEQLARALTGMCTLAISTVTAKGEPRISGVDGHFLHGRWIVGTDRGAAKARHLAARPAVSVAHLRGEALGVFTHGRAVPIAPPDADDPQWPEVLDHLTRHYGSNPVTWGDIVYYRIEPHWMVAYCADPKQVLPDT
- a CDS encoding serine hydrolase domain-containing protein; the encoded protein is MSPRIRSAFAFCTAAALAAGLAVLPAGAAAADDSPGAEAHEAAAPTAENVRRFLDERVPELLREHQVPGAAVAVVADGEQVHAGGYGEADVAEGTPVDPEATSFPMASVSKSFTATAVLQLVDEGRLDLDADVNTYLPEDARLPDTYPGKPVTLHHLLTHTAGFEDSVEGMAAPSAEGLLPLAEYAARYQPARVYPPGRFIAYSNYGTTLAGLVVQEVSGTPFNDYLDRHVFGPLGMARSGFADPDEAGRRFTLPTLYADSPETTAAPMYVNQGPAGEGWATAADMSRFMLALLNGGELDGERVLSPESAEAMLAHQADLHPELTGAGYGTWDRFWNGPRVVGHSGDLDGAHSEYALVPELDLGVYVVVNGDGVAENPLKDARARIVDAVLTEFAGTTGAPVVEPAADVDLDRYAGTYTTTRTSRSEPSAAMVVMDQMSVAVTGDGRLRTTNAIFGEQYWTPVGDGVFRSEQGERLAFAEHGGEVAGLGLDSIPSQDYERRAWYEAPTPHFAAAGIALVVMLTALAWPLTALVRRLRGRTRPTPAAARAATLAAGLAVLVVFGFAGYLVYLLSSGYAFTWAMFTGSPMLTVPMAVAAVIAVPVLVGVAAAWIRGWWTLAGRVHFTLVAAALTVVVNVAGAYGLLWTPPV